A stretch of the Dechloromonas sp. TW-R-39-2 genome encodes the following:
- a CDS encoding acetate/propionate family kinase, giving the protein MNKGILTINAGSSSIKFALYELNGGLADKPTLSGQIDGIGASAKLIAKDPAGKHEIELKLSGEQEAQHQASLDFLLTWIQEHQTGTELVAVGHRVVHGGELFSAPMAVDRDTVAQLEQFITLAPLHQPHNLNGIKAIAKLLPQVRQVACFDTAFHRTNPPVAQAFAIPRALTAEGVKRYGFHGLSYEFIARVLPEHSSKANGRVIVAHLGNGSSMCAMLERKSITSTMGFTAIDGLMMGTRTGAIDPGVLLYLMDNKGMNSKDLTRLLYKESGLLGVSGISQDMRTLLASDQPEAEEAIELYCFRILREIGSLAAAIEGVDALVFTGGIGEHSAEVRRRVCSRLGWLGINLDEAANNDDKLRISTSDSTVDVMVIPTNEEWMIAHHAQTLLAL; this is encoded by the coding sequence ATGAACAAAGGCATTTTGACCATTAATGCAGGCTCGTCATCCATCAAGTTTGCACTCTACGAATTGAATGGCGGCCTGGCCGACAAGCCGACACTCTCCGGCCAGATCGACGGCATCGGCGCCAGCGCCAAGCTGATCGCCAAGGACCCGGCCGGCAAGCATGAAATCGAACTCAAGCTGAGCGGCGAGCAGGAAGCCCAGCATCAGGCATCGCTCGATTTCCTGCTGACCTGGATCCAGGAACACCAGACCGGCACCGAACTGGTTGCCGTCGGCCACCGCGTCGTGCACGGCGGCGAGCTTTTTTCGGCCCCGATGGCCGTTGACCGCGACACTGTCGCCCAGCTCGAACAATTCATCACCCTCGCCCCGCTGCACCAGCCGCACAATCTCAACGGCATCAAGGCCATCGCCAAACTGCTGCCGCAAGTCCGCCAGGTCGCCTGTTTCGACACCGCCTTCCACCGGACCAACCCGCCCGTCGCCCAGGCTTTTGCCATTCCACGGGCGTTGACCGCGGAAGGCGTCAAACGCTACGGTTTTCATGGCCTGTCCTATGAGTTCATCGCCCGCGTCCTGCCGGAACACAGCAGCAAGGCCAACGGCCGGGTCATCGTCGCTCACCTCGGCAACGGTTCGTCGATGTGCGCCATGCTCGAGCGCAAGAGCATCACCTCGACGATGGGCTTCACCGCCATCGACGGCCTGATGATGGGTACCCGGACCGGTGCCATCGACCCGGGCGTGTTGCTCTACCTGATGGACAACAAGGGCATGAATTCGAAGGATCTGACTCGCCTGCTCTACAAAGAATCGGGTCTGCTCGGCGTCTCCGGCATCAGCCAGGACATGCGTACCCTGCTCGCCTCCGACCAGCCGGAAGCCGAAGAAGCGATCGAGCTCTACTGCTTCCGCATCCTGCGCGAAATCGGTTCACTTGCGGCCGCAATCGAAGGCGTCGATGCTCTGGTGTTCACCGGCGGCATTGGCGAACATTCGGCCGAAGTTCGCCGCCGTGTCTGCAGCCGTCTTGGCTGGCTCGGCATCAACCTCGACGAGGCAGCCAATAACGACGACAAACTGCGTATTTCAACAAGCGACAGCACGGTCGACGTCATGGTCATTCCGACCAACGAAGAGTGGATGATTGCGCATCACGCACAGACGCTGCTGGCCCTCTAA